The Nymphaea colorata isolate Beijing-Zhang1983 chromosome 5, ASM883128v2, whole genome shotgun sequence DNA segment ATTGATGTCTTCTCAGTTCTCAGCAGGTTAGTCCTTCTGTATATTAAATAGCCAACAGCTTCGAGACCTAGTGCTGCAGTGAACAAGTAGgtacccctctctctctctctctctgtgtgtgtgtgtgtgtgtggattgtGTAAGTCCCTCTTGTGCAGTGCCTTATGGAAACTTTGTCAAGGTTGGTTTCTCAGTTGGCTAGACAATCCCATACTGGAAGTAGTACCGAGGGTCAGATGGAAGCATTTTGTGCACTCTGCAGGAGAGCCTTTACAGAGGATAATGAAATGATGGAGGGACATAAGCCAATGTCTCTCTGTCATGATTGCAGGGCTGTCTTTGTTGAAGATTTCGATCCAGATGTGCACTGGACAAGGCACCATAGGAGAAGATCTAGACACCAGAGTTCTGGTTCTGTCAGGGATCTGTTGTCACAACAATTCTCACAATTAATTAATCGAGTAAGACAGAATCTTCATGGTCTATCAGCTTTTGGGGTAGAAGATGGATATGGACAAGATACTGATACTGTAAGTACGGTGCTGGCAGATGCTGCTCCACATACTGATGTTGATTCTATTTTTGGTGGGAGTGATACTAATGCCAGCATAAGTGGATATGGTGCTTTTCCAGGTGACATTGATGCTGTTTCTTTCAACGGTTATGGGTTGAACTCAGATGCATTTTTTGATGAGCAAAGTTTGGTAGACAGAGAAGTGTTTTTGCATGGGGATGATCACAGCCATATAGACAGTGACACAGACATTGACCCAATGCATGCTGGTCTTGACAATTGGAATTCAAATTGTgaggaggatgaagatgatgaagagggaGATTGGATAGCAGCTGATGCAGAGTTGGAGGCGGTTTGGGGAACCAATGGTTGGGTCCATTTGGATACTAGAACCAGTGAAGGAAATGAACATGCTCATCTGCATCAGGGTGGTCCTCCACTGGAAAACCATCACAGAAATCTCTGGAGAAGAGACGATTCCACGCATAATCTTGCACACTACAGACATGCATATATTTCTGATACATTTCTAGATTTTGAGAACACAAATGCACTGACTTTTGTTGGAAATTCTGATGATTATCTTGATGAAAGAGGGTTTGAGGAATTATTTGATCACCTTGCTGAAACTGAGAACTTAACGAGAGGTGCTCCTCCAGCAGCGCAGTCAGTTATTAACAGTTTACCTCGGGTTATTATCGGTGAGGCACATGAGGAACATGGAATTGTCATCTGTGCTGTATGTAAAGATCCTCTTGTCAATGGGACTGAGGCAAACCAACTTCCATGCATGCATTTGTACCATCCCTCCTGTGTTTTGCCTTGGCTGAGTACTAGGAATACATGTCCTGTTTGCCGATATGAATTGCTAACTGATGACAAGGACTATGAGGAGGGAAAGCGTATCACAAGAATTGGAATGCCAGTTCATGAGCTTCAACAGATGGATTCAAGTGAAGACAGTTCTTCAGACAGCTCTGATGATTTGGACGTGGATGAAAGAAACAGCCTGCTATGGCAACCTCATGTTGATGGACTTATTATAGCTGACGATGATGAGCAGATTGGCAGTGAAGTAATTGGTCCGGGGGTGGAGCGAACAAACGTAACTGACAATATTTTCATGTCTGATGGCTTTGTTACTGATCGCCCATCAAGAAGGGGCTGGCTAATCCTTGCTGCCGCTCCAATTGTTAGCATTCTGGGTATGGTCCTAGTCCTATGGTTTGGGGACCCCTTTTCAGAAGGGAGGCTGAATAGAATCATCAGGCTCAATGGATGCATCAGTGAACAGGATCTGCAGCAGCTTAATTGATCTCCTGCTGGATTCCTAGATGAAGGGAGCAGGAATAGGAGTTGGTGGCGTTTCTTCTGAACGAGGCAAGTTTGTGGTTTAGGAGGTTTTGTAACATTGAAGAAAGTTTACATGTTTATTCCTTATTATCCTTTTCTGAATATGATGCCTTTGAATCAACCGTCCTGGTTTATTCAACAACTGGTCACATACCGACCTTTATacaaatttcttttatgagtCTCTTGGactttgttaaatatttaaTGTAGTTTTCAGAGCAGTTTCTTGCTCATGCAACTTGGCATGTCacgcttttattttttttggatacACGAGACATCTCTTTTGTCTTCTATTGTTTATACAATGCTGCTAAAGTTGACAACTGATTCTACGTCTCCGGGAGAACGCATTCAGTGTCATTGACTTGGTTATTTCACTGGCCGAGAAATTTCCGAAACATTGTGACTTATGAGTTATGACCGTGCCATAGCAACTCAGTTGGAAAGCAACAATTCAGGAACTgcccaccttttctttttctatgcatcttcccctttctccttgATTTGGATTCGATTGTCAAATATCTCACTTTTGCATCTTGAGGATTATAACTAAATTTGATATCGACCAAATATCCAAATGTCTTTCTGCCAATGGGTGCCAATAAACTCATATTATTAGGGATACCAATGAACCAGATTCAAAGATATATATCCTCTGAACTACTTTAAAAAGTTGGATATGAAGAAAATttaacatccgattaagaaacTGGACCAgattcaaattttaagaaatgacatgaTGAATCTTGGCTTGTGATTTgattttagataaatatccaACCAGTTTtcaattcaaattcgaatttattttaaatatccATCCCATATCAAAGATGCAGACATCTTGAAAGTTAGTTCATACATATTATGATGCGGAATTTGGTTGTATGTTTAAAAATTAGATTCGGATGCacatgtgaatttaaaagttatatttggatcagattttgattgtaaatttaaaaactgGATTCAAATGTGGTATCTACTTTCCttcaatcatatttgaatccgaatacaTGAACATCCTGTAGATTAGAATATGCTAAATGGTACACATGATTCAAATCCTATCCACTAACATCCCTGCCCATCATCTCCTCCTGAAAATCTATAGTTTTATCTAGCAattctttgaaaatttaagttATCATAACAATGTTTGAAAAACATGGGCACATATATAACCCAACATCTAAGACCAGAACATAATCCAAACTAAAAGTTATTGGaatttaggttgtgtttgtttcaccctGGATCTCATAATTtcagattcatggatttaaggtaaAAATTACCCTTTACTAATCTgactttaaatccatggtttttttaacatgtaatgtacatttaaaaaatcatgttaTTGATGTACCAAAACACACGAAACACACCTTCCTTCTAATGCAGCCTCCACTCTaagctatcaaacgcaaccttatAAAGGCCGTGTTTGCGACCTGGTATATACTCGTCTCGTTGAGAACACTGTTATTGACTTGACTGTGTCTGAAATTGTTACTCCACGTACCAAAGACTTTTATCACAAATTTAATGCACACCAAGTGTTTGGTAATATTCCTTCGCTTGCAAAGATCACATCAAACTGGAGTTTGGCAGGTCGGAACTCTGACAGGCGAGCATGGTCAAAGCCAGTTCTTCACACCTAGCTAATATCGGAAGcagcttttcttccttttcatttccttttcggCTGGTCTACTTTTGGGCTTGCAATAATTTGAAACAAAGCACCGATAGAGACGTGAGAGATAAAAAAGCTGCTCGCCATTGGTCAAATGCAGCAGTTAGACTGCAGGGAAGGGATGGTCGCTACCAAACACTGTGTTGGTATTAAGGCATTCTtcctcacttttttttttcttaaggtAAAATGATATTATGCCTTATGGccttgtttgattttttttttttttgttaatttctaTTAGCAGAGGCTCCCagtttacttatttttttaggtGAAAGTTTTTTCCACTTAGACTAAaccactttttcttttagaacCTGCTCTTTATTTAATTGAACACTAAAACAACTTTTAATTGATTCTTTTTTCTATCAATAGCATGTGAGAAATTTTAGgtattcttttgtcttttcctACTGAGACAGGCAAAAAATTGTGAGAGGAGGCCCCAAAATAGGTTCCGTCAACTCCTCAAAGGGATTAGTATCGATATCAAAGTCTCATCATCAGTTTAACAAAAATGCATtctatttgaaataaaagaaaaaaaaacgtaaaaaacaTGCCAGCtgaaaaaagggggaaagaaagttaaaaaaacaataaaaagaaaaaaaaacacacatttttccattttttttttgtttttttgcttttttacattttttagttaccagcttttcatttcatagttTTCATCtgttatttttaggattttgtaatttttttaaaacttaccGAGATTTTCCCACGAAAGCAACTCTGCCgctttattttgatttgtttttagAGGGAGAGAGCCAACTTCTCTTCAATTAGTGGAACCCTAATCCCACTGCATTAACTCCCTCACTAACTCTGCTTCGTGTCATGCCACTTAATGAAGTGGGTCAAGCATTGGAGACCAACAAAATCTATTATGTTGGAACCCTACACATGGCTATTATTTACTTTCAACCTACTATTTTTCACCCACATCCGGtgagggatgtcaatatatccaatttgaataggATAGCTAATCAatccgatccaaaaaaattggatatgcataaaaaattaatatccgattaagaaatctgatcggatttggatttaataaacgacatccgatcggattcggattgagattcggatatacataaatatcggatcggattcgaatacggattcggattgaattcatttttagacaaatatcctctatctaatacttgaaaaatggtaaaatccggttcaaaaattggattcggattcggatataaatataaaaattggattcagatcggatgGTAAAAGcggatttcagattcggatatgactttgctttatttgaattcgaattcgaatttgaatatatgaatatccgaaaaaacagatataattaAAGATGTATctaatccgaatccgatccgttgacatcccatTCTAGTCTTTCTTCAATgtcttcttattattttttttatttaatttgcttttacccatttttaagatttttgtaattttttttttaattgtgaagattttctcttgattttcttaaaaaatacaACTTTATTAGATTATTGATACATGACAATGGCATGAAGATAGCTATATTCAACTTGTCTTTGAATGGCACCACCGACACGATTTTCCAAAAGGTGAATTTAGGTGTAATGtctttagctctctctctctaactgcTTCTAATTTGCTTTCCTCCCACCTCTTTAGCTCTCTCTCTAACTGCTTCTAATTTACTTACAATTTAAACATCGCACATCCTCTCAATGCGGTCCTTAGATTATTATTGATTATACCGAAGCATCTTGGATGCTTGACCCAATGGCTATAAAAATGGAACccatattttccaaaactcACACTTCCTCTTTTCGCCGTAGGAAGAACGTGCATTATGGTCGGAGGTGGATCTAGACAGCATTTCAAGATAAAGTCGCAAATGGAACTTGTCGAGCCAGCCTCTGATTTCAAAACATCTTTTTATTCAACTGATCATGAAATTATCCTGCGTAGATCTGTTATTGGTAGCATAGTGCAAAAATAATGCTCTATGAACTAGAGCTTCCTAGTTAAATCACCACTGCAAATGTTAGCTTTGTGGGCAAAAATATTACTGAGCAGCAAAAAAAAGAGTCTGTCTGACACAGAAATGTAAATGTAAATAAGCAGTGACAGCATTAAAAAATCTCCACAGCTCTGATATCACAAAATTGTTAGTTCGCACATTATAGCGAGTTATTACTACGGATCAGTTGGATTTCTTAATCTGGGTCCCCGAACATGAGAATCCACACACAAAACCTATCAATTATCAAGTTAAATGCAACAACCACTTGAGGTACAAGAGAAAGACTTACAAACCAATAGCTGAgagtttagaaaacaataatgGTTATAATAGGCCGCATATGAGATAATATCAGTTGAACATCCCATTGGCTCACCTTTTGCCCGCCAAACTGTGGGCATTCTGCGAAAtaattttcatttggatgagAAAAACTACGGCCTGCTACAGAAGAGTAGATCCTTCTCTGGTATCCTTCATGTCCTCTTCGTACCCTTGAAATCTTCAGTCGATGGTAGAATTACTTTGGGATGTTTGTGCCATTTAGCCTGTCTTCTTCTGCTGAGCCTTTTAATGCCACTTTAGTGATGACTGGTTGGCATGTTGAGATCCAGATATTATCCTGTCGAGGCAATCCCAACACAAGCTACTGTAATAGGCCCCCGCCTGCTATCGATGCTTTCTCTTTGATGCGGCTAACCTCCTTTCATCTTAGATCTCTTTGTATCTTTTCTAACTTTCAGCTCAACCATGGTGATAGCTCACAGAACCATATCCTGATTGGTAGGGGAGGCTGTATTATCAGACACTAAGCAACATCAAGCTAACATCCTGCACCATCCTTCATGTTGACAATGCATGACAACACGACCAGCCAATTCAAACTTGCTCGGTTAAGCTTGACTAGTTtgtaaatgagtcaagctcaagtttaaCTGAAAACTCGAGCTTACAAATGAGATGAACTCGAGTTACACCAAGTCAAACTCAAGTATGCAAGTTTAATTTTggtttatctttttttttgtgatttctaAACATGAAACCACgaaagagatcaagtcaaatggagagttggtaaacaagcttaaatgagtcgaATAGAGTCGAGTTGACTGACCAAGatcaagctcgacttggctcgtgtaCAGCCCTGTGTTTAGCCATGCATAAAATGGAACGGCATTCGTCATGAACAGAAGGCTAGGATGAATGTTTTTCAATTGGCCCCAGTCATATGGTAAGAGCTGGGAAACGAGGCTAATAAATTGGTGCATAGAGCCTCAGTTGAGTCACCAAGATCATCTATCAAAATTAGAAATATGTTCTGCATTCTTCTTGTAGAAGGGGGAGCCTTGGGGTAAGGTTTTATTCATCTCCTAGCCATCCTAACCTCAGTCCAACCGTTTTGGAGCCTTCATCTTTCTTTCCATTGGGCAATCGTCATTCCGATGTGATGTAAATTGGCTTATCGAACCATAGCCATGACATATCCTTAAATTATATTCAATGACCTGTTTGATCACTTGGCCATCTTCAATTTTAAACGTGGCCATATGAATGAGGCAAAAACCCAAGAGCATCTCTATTAGGATTCTAGCATAGCCAAATAAGTCGAGTCCATTACCGAAGGAATCCTTGTATCAGCAAGATCAATGAAGATATTCTTGCCCATGTACCAACCGTATTTGTGGCAACGACCTTACGAAATTTCTTGGGAAACCACCTATTAGTAACAAGAAGACAGCCCCGACCTTCCATTTTCCCGACgcaatgatttagttgatctcTTCTTCATCGAAAGCTGCTTCGTCAAAAGACGGTTTTAAAACAGGTAGACCAAATATCAGCCCATGGCCGCTTCAATGAATTCAAAAATTGCATTTCAAGCCTACTTCTCGCCGATCCACCTACAAAAAGCAACATCAAAGAATTGAAATTACATTGTCCTTTGCCAGTAGGACTGCTTAGGGATAAAGAgcctttttcttgtctttcaCTTCTTCACCTGCAACTGTACGGGATGTCTAACAAAACTTTCTTTGCC contains these protein-coding regions:
- the LOC116254741 gene encoding uncharacterized protein LOC116254741 isoform X1, which translates into the protein METLSRLVSQLARQSHTGSSTEGQMEAFCALCRRAFTEDNEMMEGHKPMSLCHDCRAVFVEDFDPDVHWTRHHRRRSRHQSSGSVRDLLSQQFSQLINRVRQNLHGLSAFGVEDGYGQDTDTVSTVLADAAPHTDVDSIFGGSDTNASISGYGAFPGDIDAVSFNGYGLNSDAFFDEQSLVDREVFLHGDDHSHIDSDTDIDPMHAGLDNWNSNCEEDEDDEEGDWIAADAELEAVWGTNGWVHLDTRTSEGNEHAHLHQGGPPLENHHRNLWRRDDSTHNLAHYRHAYISDTFLDFENTNALTFVGNSDDYLDERGFEELFDHLAETENLTRGAPPAAQSVINSLPRVIIGEAHEEHGIVICAVCKDPLVNGTEANQLPCMHLYHPSCVLPWLSTRNTCPVCRYELLTDDKDYEEGKRITRIGMPVHELQQMDSSEDSSSDSSDDLDVDERNSLLWQPHVDGLIIADDDEQIGSEVIGPGVERTNVTDNIFMSDGFVTDRPSRRGWLILAAAPIVSILGMVLVLWFGDPFSEGRLNRIIRLNGCISEQDLQQLN
- the LOC116254741 gene encoding uncharacterized protein LOC116254741 isoform X2 → MEAFCALCRRAFTEDNEMMEGHKPMSLCHDCRAVFVEDFDPDVHWTRHHRRRSRHQSSGSVRDLLSQQFSQLINRVRQNLHGLSAFGVEDGYGQDTDTVSTVLADAAPHTDVDSIFGGSDTNASISGYGAFPGDIDAVSFNGYGLNSDAFFDEQSLVDREVFLHGDDHSHIDSDTDIDPMHAGLDNWNSNCEEDEDDEEGDWIAADAELEAVWGTNGWVHLDTRTSEGNEHAHLHQGGPPLENHHRNLWRRDDSTHNLAHYRHAYISDTFLDFENTNALTFVGNSDDYLDERGFEELFDHLAETENLTRGAPPAAQSVINSLPRVIIGEAHEEHGIVICAVCKDPLVNGTEANQLPCMHLYHPSCVLPWLSTRNTCPVCRYELLTDDKDYEEGKRITRIGMPVHELQQMDSSEDSSSDSSDDLDVDERNSLLWQPHVDGLIIADDDEQIGSEVIGPGVERTNVTDNIFMSDGFVTDRPSRRGWLILAAAPIVSILGMVLVLWFGDPFSEGRLNRIIRLNGCISEQDLQQLN